GGTGCTGCTGCGAGGCGTAGGCGCCCAGCAGGGCGCGGTCGCACAGCAGGTTGATGCGGCGCGGCACGCCGCGCGAGAGCTGGTGGATGCGCTCGATGGCCGCGGGGGCGAACGGCACCGGCCCCTTGAGGCCGGCCACCTGCAGGCGGTGCTGGATGTACTCGCGCGTCTCGGCGGGGTTGAGGGCTTCGAGGTGGTAGCGCGCGATCACGCGCTGCGCGAGCTGCTCGAGCTCGGGCCGCGCGACCACGTCACGCAGCTCGGGCTGGCCGATCAGCACGATCTGCAGCAGCTTGCGTTCGCTGGTTTCGAGGTTGGTGAGCAGGCGCAGCTGCTCGAGCACGTGCGGCGTGAGGTTCTGCGCCTCGTCGATGATGAGCAGGTTGCGCTCGCCGCGCGCGTGGCTGGCCAGCAGGTATTCGTTGAGCGGGTCGAGGTGGTCCTTGACCGTGGCCGGGCCGATGCCCTCGTGCCGCACCTCGACGTTGAACTCGCGGCAGATGGTGCGCAGCAGGTCGCCCACCGTGAGCTTGGGGTTGAAGATGTAGGCCACCCGGCAGTTCTCGGGCACCTGCTCGAGAAAGCAGCGGCAGATGGTGGTCTTGCCGGCGCCGATCTCGCCGCTGAGCAGCACGAAGCCGCCGCCGCCGCGGATGCCGTACAGCAGGTGTGCGAGCGCCTCGCGGTGGCGCTCGCTCATGAAGAGGTAACGCGGGTCGGGCGCGATCGAGAAGGGCTCGCGCTCGAGCCCGAAGAACTCGGCGTACATGGCCCCGAGCATACCGGGGCCGGCGGGCCTTGCGCCAGCGCGTCAGGCCCGCGCCGCGCTCAGGCCGCCAGCGCCATGGACGGCTTGCTGCCCGCGGCCTGCGTGGCCTTGCCCGTCGCCGCGGCCGCGCATTCGACGTCGCCCGAGAGCTGGCCGCCTTCCTCGATCACGACCTTGCCGTAGCGGATGCGGCCCGTGACCTTGCCGGTGGCGTGGATCACGAGCTTCTGGCGCACCGTGAGGTTGCCATCGATGGTGCCGTGCACCTCGGCCACGTCGACCTCGGCCGAACCCTTGAACGCGCCCTGCTGCGCGATCTGGATCACGCGCGAGTCCATCGTGGCCTCCACCGTGCCTTCGACGAACAGCGTGTCGCAGTCCTGGATCTCGACGCCCTTGAGCTTGATGTTCGGGCCCACGATGAGCTTGCTGCCGCCTTCGGGCGTGGCCGTGGCGGTGCTCGCGGCCGGCTGGCTGGCCGCCGGGGTCTGCGGTTCGGGACTGGACGTGGACGGGGCGGTGCTGCCGTAAGCGCCGGGGGTGGGGCGCGGGCTGGCCATGCCGGAACCCAGCGGACGGGCTTGCTCGTTGTCGCGTTTGCCGAACTGCAGTGCCATGTGACTCTCCTTGGTGTGATGGTGCGGGATGCGAGAGCCGCCATGCTAGGCAGCACAGGCCTTACATCCGGGACGGTTCCGTAAGACCTGTGTCCAGATGAACAGGGGTCAGCCGCGCGGCGGCCGGCGCGACTCCATTTCGCGGATCAGCGCGCGCGCCTCATCGCCCTCGGGGATGGGCTGGCCGCTGTCGCGCCACTGCACCGCGGCCTTGAAGCCCTTTTCCTGGGCATAGCGGCGGAACCACAGGCCCTCGGGGTTGTGGCGCGTGATGCCGTCGAACACGGTGGCCATCTGCTGCGATTGTTCGAGGCCCATGGTGAGCATCACCTGGTTGACCACCAGCTTGTGCATGGCCAGGTGCGACGAGGGCACGCCCGCGATGCGTTCGGCCAGCGCCATCGTGCGCGCGTCGAGCTGGTCGGCGGGCACGGCCTCGTTGGCCAGGCCCCAGGCGAGTGCGGTGCGGCCGTCGATCACGTCGCCCGTGAACATGAGCTGCTTGGCGCGCGCCGGGCCGAGCCGGTAGGTCCACATGGCGGTGGTGGGGCAGCCCCACACGCGCGTGGGCATGTAGCCGATGCGCGCGTCTTCGGCGATCACCAGCAGGTCGCAGCACAGCGCAATGTCGCTGCCGCCGGCCACGGCCGCGCCGTGCACCTTGGCGATGGTGGGCTTGGCGCTGCGCCACAGGCTCATGAAGTCCTCGGTGTTGCGCTTCATCACGGCGTAGTCGGCCATCGGGTCCCAGGGGTGGCGTTCCTGCTGGCAGGGGTGGTCGATATCGCCCTGGCCGTAGTGCACCAGGTCGTAGCCGCCGCAGAAGCCCTTGCCCGCGCCTTCCACCACGATCACGTGCACGGCCGGGTCGGCGTTGGCCCATTCCACCGCGGCGCGGATGTCGGCCGGCGTGCGGTCGGTGATCGCGTTGTAGTGCTCGGCGCGGTTGAGCAGCAGCCGCGCCACGCGCGGGTTCTGCGGGTCGTGGTCGATGCGCAGGGTGTCGAAAACGGGCATGGGGGGTCTCCGGGTGTGGGTCGCAATGGGGTCGGTCCATCGTATCGACGGGTGGTGCGCCGGTGGGCATGGGAATCCCTATATAGTTGCGCCCGCAACCAATTCGGAACCATGAACCCGACCCTTCCCGAACGCATTCCCGTGGCCATCGCCGGCGGCGGCCCGGTGGGCCTCACGCTGGCGGCGCTGCTCTCGCGCCAGGGCATCGCCTGCGTGGTGATCGAAGCCGACGAGGCCTATTGCACCGGCAGCCGGGCCATCTGCATCTCGCGCCGCTCGCAGGAGATCCTGGGCTGGGTCGGGGCCGATGCGCCGCTGGTGGGCAAGGGCCTGGGCTGGGTCGGCGGGCGCAGCCACTTCCGCGAGACCGAGGTGCTGCACTTCCAGATGCCCAGCGAGCCCACGCAGCGCTTCGCGCCCATGGTCAACATCCAGCAGTTCTACGTCGAGGCCTACGCGCACCAGGCCATGGGCGAGGGCGGCGCGGTGTTCTGGAACCACCGTGTGCGCGCGGTGCAGCCGCAGGCCGACGGCGTGGACCTCACGATCGACACGCCCGCCGGCGAGCGCCGGCTGCGCGCCGACTGGCTCGTGGCCTGCGACGGCGGCCGCAGCACGGTGCGCGAGCAAATGGGCCTGCAGCTCGAAGGCACCCAGTACGAGGGCCGCTACGTGATCGTGGACATCCGCCAGAAAACGCACCGCGCGGTGGAGCGCCTGGCCTGGTTCGACCCGCCGTCCAACCCCGGCTCGACCATCCTCATGCACCGCCAGCCCGACGAGGTCTGGCGCATCGACTACCAGATCCGCGACGACGAAGACCCGGCCGAAGCCGTCAAGCCCGAGAACGTGCTGCCGCGCGTGCAGAGCCACCTGCAGATGATCGGCGAGACCGAGCCCTGGGAGCCGCTGTGGATCTCGATCTACAACGCCAAGTGCCTCACGCTGCCGCGCTACCGCTATGGGCGCGTGTGCTTCGCGGGCGACGCCGCGCACCTGGTGCCGATCTTCGGCGTGCGCGGGCTCAACTCGGGCCTGGACGACGCGGGCAACCTCGCGTGGAAGCTCGCACGCGTGGTGCGCGGCCAGTCGCCCGAGGCGCTGCTGGAGAGCTACAGCACCGAGCGCGTGCACGCCACGCACGAGAACCTTGCCTACGGCGCCAAGAGCACCGAGTTCATGGCGCCGCCCGATTTCGCCTTCCGCCTCATGCGCGAGGCCGCGCTGCGGCTCGCGGTCGACGACCCGCACGTGCGCGCGCTGATCAACCCGCGCCAATCGGCGCCCATCGCGTACACCGGCTCGGTGCTCAACGTGGCCGACGACGGCGCCTGGGCGAACAACGTCGCTGCGCCCGGCTCGCCCGCTCCCGAAGCGCTGCTGCGCGGCCCGCAGGGCGAGACCCACCTGAGCCGCCGCTACGGCCAGGGCTTCGTGTGCCTGGTGTTCGGCGGCGCCGCGCCGGCCCTGCCCGAGGGCGTGGAGGCGGTGTGCATCACGGCCGCCATGGACGTGCACGGCCAGGCCTGGCAGCGCCACGGCCTGCAAGGGCCCGACGAGGCCGCGCTGGTGCTGGTGCGCCCCGACGGCTACGTGATGGGCCGCTGGCACGGCCTCGATCCGCGCCCCGTGGCGCAGGCGCTCGCCACCACCGGAGTGTTCGCATGACCGATACCGACCTGGACACCAGCTACACCGCCCTGTGCAAGGCCCTGGGCGACGTGGGCGAGCCGCAGGCCCCGCTGATGCTCGCCATGCTCAGCCTGTCGCTGCTCGCGCGGCTGCCCGACGCCGCCGCGGCCCTGCCGCTGATCGAGCAGGCCCGCGTGCGCTGCCTGCAGGAGCCCCTGGCATGAAGCCCGCGCGGCCGCTGGGCGAGCAGCTCACCTGGCGGCTGCACCGCCTGGGCAAGCTCACCGACCGCGCCACCGCGCAGGCCTATGCCGACGAGCTCGGGCTGGGCGTGGCCGAGGGCCGTGCGCTCGCGGCCGTGGGCGCGTTCGGTCCGTTGTCGGTCAACGACCTTGCCGCGCACGCCCACCTCGACAAGGCCCAGGCCAGCCGCGCTGCGCAGATGCTGGTGGCACGCGAGCTGGTGCTCAAGAGCGCGAGCGACACCGACGCGCGGGCCGTGGTGCTCAGCCTGTCGCGCCGCGGGGCGCAGCTGCACCAGCGCGCCATGGCGCTGATCGAGCGCCGCAACCGCGAGATCATGGGCTGCCTGAGCGCGGCCGAGCGCAAGACGCTGCTGGAGATGATCGACCGCCTGATTGCCCATGCAGGGGCGGGCGGAAAAACACCTTGATACACCGTGCGCCGCTATAAACCGGCGCATGAAGATGAATCCCTTTGCTCCTTCCGATTTCGGCCCCGACAGCATCTCGGTGCGGGTGTCCGAACTGCTCGTGGCCACCGCCGACAACACCGACGAAGGCATCGACCGCTCGATCGGCGAGGTGCTCAAGCTGCTGCGCGAACGCATGGGCATGGACGTGGTGTTTGTCTCCGAGTTCGTCAATGGCGAGCGCGTGTTCCGCAAGGTCGACCAGGCCCCGGGCGTGAAGGTGATCGCGGAAGGCGAGGGCGCGCCACTCGAGCAGAGCTGGTGCCAGCGCGTGGTCGATGGCCGCCTGCCGCAGTACATCGCCGATGCGAAGAAGGAGCCCGCGGCCGCGCCCCTGCTCAAGGAGTTGCCGTTTCCCATCGGCACCCACCTGAGCACGCCGCTGGTGCTCGGCAACGGCGAGGTCTATGGCACCTTGTGCTGCTTCAGCTTCGAGCCCAACGGACACGTGAGCTTCGAGGACCTCACGCGGCTCAAGCTCACGGCCAAGCTGGCCGCGCAGCGCCTGGAAAGCCGCCGGCAGGCCCAGGCCAGCGCCCCGGCACCGGCGCGCCGGGCCGCCGGGGGCGTGCCCGACTGGCAGCTCAAGCCCAAGTGAGAGGGCCCACGGCTGCGCAAACAGGGGGCGGCCGGTAAAATCGCGCGTTTTGCGCGGCGCCCGCACGGCGCGCCTTTTGCGCCCATCGCGCCATGAACGCCCCCATCGACGTCTCCTTTTTCCACCGGCCCGCCAAGCCGCTGACCAGCTACCGCCCTTACTGGGCGAAGCGCTTCGGCACCGCGCCCTTCCTGCCCATGAGCCGGGCCGAGATGGACGCGCTCGGCTGGGACAGCTGCGACGTCATCCTCGTCACCGGCGACGCCTATGTCGACCACCCGAGCTTCGGCATGGCCGTGATCGGCCGCGTGCTCGAAGCGCAGGGCTTTCGCGTGGGCATCATCGCCCAGCCCGACTGGACCAGCGCCCAGGCCTTCAAGGCCCTGGGCAGGCCCAACCTGTTCTGGGGCGTGACCGCGGGCAACATGGACTCGATGATCAACCGGTACACCGCCGACCGGAAGATCCGCAGCGACGACGCCTACACGCCCGGTGACGTGGGCGGAAAGCGCCCCGACCGCGCGGCCATCGTCTACAGCCAGCGCTGCCGCGAGGCTTACAAGGACGTGCCCATCGTTCTCGGCGGCATCGAAGGCAGCCTGCGCCGCATCGCCCACTACGACTACTGGAGCGACAAGGTGCGCCGCTCCATCGTGGTCGACAGCAAGTGCGACCTGCTGCTCTATGGCAACGCCGAGCGCGCGCTGGTCGAGGTCGCGCACCGCCTGGCCGCGCGCACGCCGGTCGAGGCCATCACCGACGTGCGTGGCACCGCCTTCATCCGCCGCCCGGGCGACCCGAGCGCCGAGGGCTGGATCGAGATCGATTCCACCGAGGTCGATCAGCCCGGGCCGGTCGAAGCCCACCTCAACCCCTACATGACCACCAGCGAGGCGGCGCAGTCGCAGGGCCAGTCGTGCTCGAAAGACGAGTCGCCTGATGCGACGGCCTCGCCGCAAGGCGCGGCCGTGCAGCCGCTGACCTTCGTGCCCAACCCCGCGCTGCAGGGCAAGGGCAAACGCCCGCCGCGCGAGCGCACCGTGATCCGCCTGCCCAGCTACGAGCAGGTCAGGAGCGACCCGGTGCTCTACGCGCACGCCAACCGCGTGCTGCACGTGGAGGCCAACCCCGGCAACGCGCGCGCGCTGGTGCAGGCGCACGGCGAGGGCGCGACCGCGCGCGACGTGTGGATCAACCCGCCGCCCATTCCGCTCACCACGGCCGAGATGGACCACGTGTTCGACCTGCCGTACGCGCGCTCGC
This is a stretch of genomic DNA from Hydrogenophaga crocea. It encodes these proteins:
- a CDS encoding FAD-dependent monooxygenase, whose translation is MNPTLPERIPVAIAGGGPVGLTLAALLSRQGIACVVIEADEAYCTGSRAICISRRSQEILGWVGADAPLVGKGLGWVGGRSHFRETEVLHFQMPSEPTQRFAPMVNIQQFYVEAYAHQAMGEGGAVFWNHRVRAVQPQADGVDLTIDTPAGERRLRADWLVACDGGRSTVREQMGLQLEGTQYEGRYVIVDIRQKTHRAVERLAWFDPPSNPGSTILMHRQPDEVWRIDYQIRDDEDPAEAVKPENVLPRVQSHLQMIGETEPWEPLWISIYNAKCLTLPRYRYGRVCFAGDAAHLVPIFGVRGLNSGLDDAGNLAWKLARVVRGQSPEALLESYSTERVHATHENLAYGAKSTEFMAPPDFAFRLMREAALRLAVDDPHVRALINPRQSAPIAYTGSVLNVADDGAWANNVAAPGSPAPEALLRGPQGETHLSRRYGQGFVCLVFGGAAPALPEGVEAVCITAAMDVHGQAWQRHGLQGPDEAALVLVRPDGYVMGRWHGLDPRPVAQALATTGVFA
- a CDS encoding GAF domain-containing protein, which gives rise to MKMNPFAPSDFGPDSISVRVSELLVATADNTDEGIDRSIGEVLKLLRERMGMDVVFVSEFVNGERVFRKVDQAPGVKVIAEGEGAPLEQSWCQRVVDGRLPQYIADAKKEPAAAPLLKELPFPIGTHLSTPLVLGNGEVYGTLCCFSFEPNGHVSFEDLTRLKLTAKLAAQRLESRRQAQASAPAPARRAAGGVPDWQLKPK
- a CDS encoding bactofilin family protein; translation: MALQFGKRDNEQARPLGSGMASPRPTPGAYGSTAPSTSSPEPQTPAASQPAASTATATPEGGSKLIVGPNIKLKGVEIQDCDTLFVEGTVEATMDSRVIQIAQQGAFKGSAEVDVAEVHGTIDGNLTVRQKLVIHATGKVTGRIRYGKVVIEEGGQLSGDVECAAAATGKATQAAGSKPSMALAA
- a CDS encoding MarR family winged helix-turn-helix transcriptional regulator — encoded protein: MKPARPLGEQLTWRLHRLGKLTDRATAQAYADELGLGVAEGRALAAVGAFGPLSVNDLAAHAHLDKAQASRAAQMLVARELVLKSASDTDARAVVLSLSRRGAQLHQRAMALIERRNREIMGCLSAAERKTLLEMIDRLIAHAGAGGKTP
- a CDS encoding crotonase/enoyl-CoA hydratase family protein; this translates as MPVFDTLRIDHDPQNPRVARLLLNRAEHYNAITDRTPADIRAAVEWANADPAVHVIVVEGAGKGFCGGYDLVHYGQGDIDHPCQQERHPWDPMADYAVMKRNTEDFMSLWRSAKPTIAKVHGAAVAGGSDIALCCDLLVIAEDARIGYMPTRVWGCPTTAMWTYRLGPARAKQLMFTGDVIDGRTALAWGLANEAVPADQLDARTMALAERIAGVPSSHLAMHKLVVNQVMLTMGLEQSQQMATVFDGITRHNPEGLWFRRYAQEKGFKAAVQWRDSGQPIPEGDEARALIREMESRRPPRG